Proteins found in one Planococcus citri chromosome 2, ihPlaCitr1.1, whole genome shotgun sequence genomic segment:
- the LOC135834467 gene encoding FMRFamide receptor-like has protein sequence MMTTQEPYCGVTLLNIGQYYKDNILAYVSIPACLIGVIFNSLNMLVFARKTMISPPNLIFAHLAFLDFLVLLARIPYVWLLNIRPQSGFDIHQSYGWTMFYICCNTFIVTVQFISIYLTMQMAAWRYVAVVHPLKERSWCNMRTTRNSVIAGYMICSIFYVIPQYLTLRIETTNEGQTSYYLVAINDQSLIKHSTVDIIHAVMIRLLPSLVSMGFTFRIVITLLERNRIHQEQITLSSGVQNNTRNVKTKQQTNKSTMILLIVVVLFFIAEFPRGILNLLRVGYEHNERSEEIHGQCYAALVQIFTTFTDINLSITFIVYYTLSQQFRTTFTSLFHCNRLFIICFQSNSQDDSQTNSDDV, from the exons ATGATGACAACTCAAGAGCCGTATTGTGGAGTCACATTACTCAACATTGGACAATATTACAAGGATAATATACTCGCTTACGTCAGCATACCAGCATGCCTCATAggagtaattttcaattcactcaacATGTTGGTATTCGCCAGGAAAACCATGATTTCGCCCCCGAACCTGATATTTGCTCATCTGGCCTTCTTAGATTTCCTAGTATTACTGGCTCGTATCCCATATGTATGGTTGCTGAACATTCGACCACAGAGTGGCTTTGACATTCACCAGTCTTACGGTTGGACCATGTTTTATATATGCTGTAATACTTTTATAGTCACAGTTCAGTTTATATCGATATACCTGACAATGCAGATGGCTGCATGGAGGTACGTGGCAGTCGTTCATCCACTGAAGGAACGTTCTTGGTGCAATATGAGAACAACACGCAATTCAGTGATAGCTGGATACATGATCTGCAGCATTTTTTATGTGATACCTCAATATTTGACACTTCGTATCGAAACCACTAATGAGGGACAGACATCCTATTACTTAGTTGCCATAAATGATCAAAGCCTCATTAAGCACTCAACAGTAGACATCATTCACGCAGTCATGATCAGATTATTGCCATCACTTGTGTCAATGGGGTTTACTTTCAG AATCGTCATTACCTTATTAGAAAGAAACAGAATCCACCAAGAGCAAATAACTTTATCGTCTGGAGTTCAAAATAACACCAGGAATGTCAAAACGAAACAGCAGACAAATAAATCGACAATGATATTGCTGATAGTTGTGGTATTATTCTTCATCGCTGAATTCCCCAGAGGGATACTGAATTTACTGCGAGTGGGTTACGAGCACAATGAAAGATCGGAAGAAATTCATGGCCAATGTTACGCTGCACTGGTGCAAATATTCACTACATTTACTGATATCAACTTATCCATCACTTTTATAGTATATTACACCTTGAGTCAACAATTCAGGACCACATTCACATCGTTGTTTCATTGTAATAGGttatttattatttgttttcaaaGTAATAGTCAAGATGATTCACAAACAAACTCGGATGATGTCTAA